One region of Armigeres subalbatus isolate Guangzhou_Male chromosome 3, GZ_Asu_2, whole genome shotgun sequence genomic DNA includes:
- the LOC134220311 gene encoding small ribosomal subunit protein uS2m, with protein MLLKTIFNRASFRCLSTLPVPEPTTAVSNKANDVLKHPDYFGIHRLFTVEDLFKANIHLGHKEGTLHSNMKGYLFGSRLGYCIIDLDKTAEYLRLALNVTAHIAYRGGVILFLNRNAQTGHIVEKTAMECGEYSHTRFWRGGVFTNANVQFGAVTRLPDLCIFFNTQNNILEMHNAVKDSAKMAIPTIGVVDTNCNPNLITYPVPGNDDSPSAIELYCKLFKSAILLGKAKMKEDAVNN; from the exons ATGTTactaaaaacaattttcaacagag CTTCATTCAGATGTCTGTCAACATTGCCCGTTCCGGAACCGACCACAGCAGTTTCCAATAAAG CCAATGATGTTCTTAAGCATCCggattattttggaattcaccGGCTTTTCACGGTGGAAGATTTATTCAAAGCGAACATTCATCTGGGTCACAAAGAAGGGACGTTGCACAGTAATATGAAGGGTTACCTGTTCGGTAGCCGACTGGGGTATTGCATAATCGACTTGGACAAAACGGCAGAATACTTGCGGCTTGCCTTAAATGTAACGGCCCATATTGCTTACCGGGGCGGAGTCattctttttttaaatcgaaatgcTCAGACCGGGCATATAGTTGAGAAAACTGCAATGGAATGTGGAGAATATTCTCATACACGATTCTGGCGAGGAGGTGTTTTTACCAACGCGAACGTACAATTTGGGGCAGTAACGCGGCTTCCTGATTTGTGCATTTTCTTCAATACCCAGAATAACATTCTGGAGATGCACAATGCAGTTAAGGATTCCGCCAAAATGGCTATACCGACTATTGGTGTTGTTGATACCAATTGCAATCCCAATCTTATTACGTATCCTGTTCCCGGCAACGACGATAGTCCGTCGGCTATTGAACTATACTGCAAGCTATTCAAAAGTGCAATTCTGCTGGGAAAAGCCAAAATGAAGGAGGATGCTGTAAACAACTAG
- the LOC134220310 gene encoding tRNA-splicing endonuclease subunit Sen34, which yields MVSKIPVTFQHNRGFVYDAEDYLKLRSTHRIVGNLIGTPVSKPRSATSYGLPAVLTPLEIQLGLDEGLIELIDKNTVLTSCPSEVAKQQFASLIQQQINEQKQPIVEKRMAEFKRLLPTIIEGKRKKLLKSGIKEADLSIDADTLVKEEVSKLETMEFEKLVQIPHEYPLSAEYTHHEYDLPKHEHHKYKIFKDIWRTRPVFITGGDSFGCDFLLYPGDPLYYHASHMVHILTDEAQRLDVKYLIRCCRLSVVVNKVCVFAFEGPNGDISYQTMEWEGNVPEPIEIGAKT from the exons ATGGTTAGTAAAATTCCTGTAACGTTTCAACACAACCGGGGTTTCGTCTACGATGCAGAAG ACTATCTGAAACTCCGTTCCACTCATCGGATCGTCGGAAACCTGATAGGGACACCTGTCTCCAAACCACGAAGCGCTACAAGTTATGGTTTACCGGCGGTACTGACCCCGTTGGAGATTCAGCTGGGACTTGACGAAGGACTCATCGAGCTAATAGATAAGAACACAGTGCTAACGAGCTGTCCCAGTGAGGTAGCAAAGCAGCAGTTTGCCTCGCTAATTCAGCAACAAATTAATGAGCAAAAACAACCGATCGTAGAGAAGAGAATGGCCGAATTCAAACGGCTTTTGCCCACAATCATCGAGGGCAAGCGCAAAAAGCTGTTAAAAAGCGGAATCAAAGAAGCAG accTTTCGATTGATGCAGACACACTAGTGAAGGAAGAAGTCAGCAAGCTGGAAACCATGGAATTTGAAAAGTTGGTACAAATTCCTCATGAATATCCTCTTAGTGCAG AATATACTCACCATGAATACGACCTCCCCAAACATGAGCATCacaaatacaaaatattcaagGATATCTGGAGAACTCGTCCAGTTTTCATAACGGGAGGCGACTCCTTCGGATGCGATTTCCTTCTCTATCCAGGAGATCCACTCTACTACCATGCTTCTCACATGGTTCACATCCTGACAGATGAAGCACAACGACTAGATGTTAAATATCTCATCCGATGCTGTCGGCTGTCTGTGGTGGTCAACAAAGTTTGTGTTTTTGCATTCGAAGGGCCAAATGGGGATATTAGCTATCAAACAATGGAGTGGGAAGGTAATGTTCCAGAACCAATAGAAATAGGGGCTAAAACATAA